In a genomic window of uncultured Flavobacterium sp.:
- the recQ gene encoding DNA helicase RecQ, whose protein sequence is MNSEILHAKLKENFGFEKFRPNQETIINTILSGQDTLAIMPTGGGKSICFQLPALVLPGITIVISPLIALMKDQVDSLKTNGINACYINSSQSSEEQQFYIDNLKSNKFKLVYIAPESLSYLDVVFNELTISLIAIDEAHCISSWGHDFRPAYTNLGYLKSRFPSTPVLALTATADKATRTDITKQLKLRNPKTFVASFDRKNLSLEVRPALDRVKQIIDFVEKKPNESGIIYCLSRKTTEELAEKLKKSGVKAKAYHAGLENKLRAKTQDEFINDDCQVVCATIAFGMGIDKSNVRWVIHYNLPKNIEGYYQEIGRAGRDGLAAETVLFESYADVIQLQKFASEGLNSDVQLAKLERMKQYADALSCRRKILLSYFGELVNENCGNCDICKNPPKFFDGTILAQKALSAISRLQESEPLAVIVDFLRGSRNAYIYEKNYQDLKTYGIGDDISWYDWNQYLIQLINLGYCEIAFHQHNKILLTPFAKKVLFEGEKVKLTTVVKKVIDKNEIKEAKPKAAKNSLFEILRKLRYEISKDEEVPAYVIFSDAALRQMETLRPTSDEEFLAIDGVGKAKLEKYGQEFIDAITYYEKVKKEKAKVKKESNTYKTTLAFFKEGNSIEEIAGKRNLGQSTIVSHLAKLYVDGEDLDLSQFVTNTEVKQLHKAQVELEYPTALKPYYDHFEEKLSYDKIRFGLAFIERYKNDDEKLKIKAYSVDEKRLENPEAYKKWSSEEDSDLVHNFYQGKKVKEIALLLGRNEGAINSRLKKLELKK, encoded by the coding sequence ATGAATTCAGAAATATTACACGCCAAACTAAAAGAGAATTTTGGTTTTGAAAAATTCAGGCCAAATCAGGAAACAATCATAAATACAATTCTTTCTGGTCAGGATACTTTGGCGATTATGCCAACTGGTGGCGGGAAATCAATTTGTTTTCAATTACCGGCTTTAGTATTACCAGGAATTACAATAGTTATATCTCCATTAATTGCCTTGATGAAAGATCAGGTCGATAGTTTAAAAACCAATGGAATCAATGCTTGTTACATAAATAGTAGTCAATCAAGTGAAGAACAGCAGTTTTATATTGACAATTTAAAGTCTAATAAATTCAAACTTGTTTATATAGCACCGGAAAGTTTATCTTATCTTGATGTAGTATTTAATGAGTTGACAATCAGTTTGATTGCAATTGACGAAGCGCATTGTATTTCGTCTTGGGGACATGATTTTCGTCCGGCGTATACAAATTTAGGATATCTAAAAAGCCGCTTCCCTTCTACTCCAGTTCTAGCTTTGACCGCAACTGCTGATAAAGCAACGCGTACAGATATTACAAAACAATTAAAATTAAGAAATCCAAAAACCTTTGTAGCTTCTTTTGATCGAAAAAATTTAAGTTTAGAAGTTCGTCCGGCATTAGATCGAGTAAAACAAATCATTGATTTTGTCGAAAAGAAACCTAATGAATCGGGAATTATCTATTGTTTAAGCAGAAAAACTACTGAAGAACTTGCTGAGAAACTTAAAAAAAGTGGTGTAAAAGCCAAAGCATATCACGCCGGTTTAGAAAATAAACTTCGTGCAAAAACTCAGGATGAATTTATTAATGATGATTGTCAGGTAGTTTGCGCTACAATTGCTTTCGGAATGGGAATTGATAAATCGAATGTTCGATGGGTAATTCACTATAATTTACCTAAAAATATAGAAGGTTATTATCAGGAAATTGGTCGTGCAGGTCGTGATGGTTTAGCAGCCGAAACTGTTTTATTCGAAAGTTACGCTGATGTAATTCAGCTTCAGAAATTTGCCTCAGAAGGATTGAACTCAGATGTACAGTTAGCAAAATTAGAAAGAATGAAACAATATGCGGATGCATTAAGCTGCCGCAGAAAAATTCTACTTTCTTATTTCGGAGAATTGGTTAATGAGAATTGCGGAAACTGCGATATTTGCAAAAATCCTCCAAAATTTTTCGATGGTACGATTCTCGCGCAAAAAGCATTGTCAGCAATTAGCCGTTTACAGGAATCTGAGCCTTTGGCTGTAATTGTGGATTTTTTAAGAGGCTCGAGAAACGCGTATATCTACGAAAAAAATTATCAAGACCTAAAAACGTATGGAATTGGCGATGACATTTCATGGTACGATTGGAATCAATATCTAATTCAGCTAATAAATCTTGGATACTGCGAAATTGCGTTTCATCAACACAATAAAATTTTGCTAACTCCTTTTGCAAAGAAAGTTTTGTTTGAAGGTGAAAAAGTAAAACTGACAACCGTTGTTAAAAAAGTAATAGACAAAAACGAAATCAAAGAAGCGAAACCTAAAGCTGCTAAAAATTCTCTTTTTGAAATACTTCGAAAATTACGCTATGAAATTTCTAAAGACGAAGAAGTTCCAGCATATGTAATTTTTAGTGATGCCGCTTTAAGGCAAATGGAAACATTGCGACCAACGAGCGATGAAGAATTTCTTGCCATTGATGGTGTTGGAAAAGCTAAACTTGAAAAATATGGTCAGGAGTTTATAGATGCTATTACTTATTATGAAAAAGTAAAAAAAGAAAAAGCAAAAGTTAAAAAAGAAAGCAACACTTATAAAACAACTTTAGCATTTTTTAAAGAAGGAAATAGTATTGAAGAGATTGCCGGAAAAAGAAATTTAGGACAATCAACAATTGTTTCTCATTTAGCAAAATTATATGTAGATGGCGAAGATTTAGATTTAAGCCAATTTGTTACGAATACCGAAGTTAAACAATTGCACAAAGCTCAAGTAGAACTTGAATATCCAACGGCTTTAAAACCTTATTATGATCATTTTGAAGAAAAATTGTCTTATGATAAGATTCGTTTTGGATTAGCTTTTATTGAAAGATACAAAAATGACGATGAAAAACTAAAAATTAAAGCTTATTCAGTGGATGAGAAAAGATTAGAAAATCCTGAAGCCTATAAAAAATGGAGTTCAGAGGAAGATTCAGATCTTGTTCATAATTTTTATCAAGGAAAGAAAGTGAAAGAAATAGCGCTTTTGTTAGGAAGAAATGAAGGCGCAATAAACTCCAGATTGAAAAAATTAGAATTGAAAAAATAA
- a CDS encoding DinB family protein, translated as MNRDQLTENEYSGGFANYIKEAGNVNLFEELEISLHDFIKFVQNIPMDKFDYRYAEGKWTIKDIIQHIMDCERIFAYRALRFSRNDKTPLPSFEEDDYANSTDSGSRSIQSLLTELSALRHSNLLFFKSLSEEQLKRIGTASNNQISVRALGFVIIGHQKHHQKVFKERYL; from the coding sequence ATGAATAGAGATCAATTAACAGAAAATGAGTATTCAGGCGGATTTGCTAATTATATTAAAGAAGCCGGAAATGTAAATTTGTTTGAAGAATTAGAAATCTCTTTGCATGATTTTATAAAATTTGTTCAAAATATTCCAATGGATAAATTTGATTATCGTTATGCTGAAGGAAAATGGACAATCAAAGATATTATCCAACACATAATGGATTGCGAACGAATTTTTGCTTATCGTGCTTTACGATTTTCAAGAAACGATAAAACTCCTTTACCAAGTTTTGAAGAAGATGATTATGCAAATAGTACAGATTCAGGAAGCAGAAGCATTCAAAGTTTATTGACTGAATTATCAGCTTTAAGGCATTCTAATTTGTTATTCTTCAAAAGTTTATCTGAAGAACAACTAAAAAGAATTGGAACAGCATCAAACAATCAAATTTCTGTTCGCGCTTTGGGTTTTGTAATAATTGGACATCAAAAGCATCACCAAAAAGTTTTTAAAGAAAGATATTTATAG
- a CDS encoding DNA primase: MKRVIVDYAKLTNEILNLLVEKFPDGYDDSDVIRFRNAKNELIEAVEVRTEDTIYLVKISTKLADRIENYDEDDDIDLDVDTIEPVKGLDLDDDSDEDDDDDAIDKPDTDGGDDDDDDDKDPDDIADEDDDEDDED; encoded by the coding sequence ATGAAAAGAGTTATAGTAGACTACGCTAAACTTACCAACGAAATTTTGAACCTTTTAGTTGAGAAATTTCCTGATGGTTATGATGATTCGGATGTAATCCGTTTTAGAAATGCTAAAAACGAATTGATCGAAGCTGTTGAAGTTCGTACTGAAGACACTATTTATTTAGTAAAAATTAGTACTAAACTTGCTGACAGAATTGAGAACTACGATGAAGATGACGACATCGATCTTGATGTGGACACAATCGAACCAGTAAAAGGTCTTGATCTTGATGATGATAGCGATGAAGATGACGACGATGATGCAATAGACAAACCGGATACTGATGGCGGAGACGATGATGATGACGATGACAAAGATCCGGATGATATCGCTGACGAAGATGATGATGAAGACGACGAAGATTAA
- the aroB gene encoding 3-dehydroquinate synthase, whose amino-acid sequence MQSIQANNYLVHFNQNAYEALNNHLKETKYSNLFIIVDNETNEYCLPKFLPLLETDLTIEIIEFESGEANKNIETCIEIWNVLTELGADRKSLVINLGGGVVTDLGGFVASTFKRGVDFINIPTTLLSMVDASVGGKTGVDLGNLKNQIGVINVPQMVLIDTQYLDTLSQSEMRSGLAEMLKHGLIYDAAYWRQFLDLKAIDFADFDALIYRSVEIKNDIVIQDPTEKNIRKALNFGHTLGHAIESYFLESETKTTLLHGEAIAIGMILESYISLHKGLITAEEYAEIKTAIKGIYDDVKVEENDIDPILELLIHDKKNEYGLIQFALIEGIGKIKINQSVENKLILDAFQDYKS is encoded by the coding sequence ATGCAATCTATTCAAGCCAATAATTATCTCGTACATTTTAACCAAAATGCATACGAAGCCCTAAATAATCATTTAAAGGAAACTAAATACTCTAATTTGTTTATTATAGTTGATAATGAGACAAATGAATATTGCTTACCTAAATTTTTACCACTTCTTGAAACTGATTTAACAATCGAAATTATTGAATTTGAATCTGGTGAAGCCAATAAAAATATTGAAACTTGTATTGAAATCTGGAATGTTTTAACTGAACTTGGAGCTGATAGAAAATCACTTGTAATTAATCTTGGCGGCGGTGTTGTTACAGATTTAGGTGGTTTTGTGGCTTCTACTTTTAAACGTGGAGTTGATTTTATAAATATTCCAACTACTTTATTATCTATGGTTGATGCTTCTGTTGGCGGAAAAACAGGAGTTGACCTAGGAAATCTTAAAAACCAAATTGGCGTAATTAACGTACCTCAAATGGTATTAATTGATACGCAATATCTTGATACTTTATCGCAAAGCGAAATGCGTTCTGGTCTTGCAGAAATGCTAAAACATGGTTTAATCTATGATGCAGCTTATTGGAGGCAGTTTTTAGACTTGAAAGCGATTGATTTTGCTGATTTTGACGCATTGATTTATCGTTCTGTCGAAATTAAAAATGATATTGTAATTCAGGATCCAACAGAAAAAAACATTCGTAAAGCTTTAAATTTCGGACATACATTAGGGCACGCAATCGAAAGTTACTTTCTGGAAAGCGAAACTAAAACAACATTATTGCATGGTGAAGCTATTGCAATTGGAATGATATTAGAAAGTTATATTTCGTTACACAAAGGTTTAATTACGGCCGAAGAATACGCTGAAATTAAAACTGCCATAAAAGGGATTTATGATGATGTAAAAGTGGAAGAAAATGACATCGATCCGATTCTTGAATTGCTAATTCACGACAAAAAAAATGAGTACGGTTTAATTCAATTTGCATTAATTGAAGGAATCGGAAAAATAAAAATTAATCAATCCGTTGAAAATAAATTGATTCTAGACGCGTTTCAGGATTATAAATCTTAA
- a CDS encoding winged helix-turn-helix transcriptional regulator, producing the protein MSKFRLDEVDHQILDMLIDNTRVPFTDIAKKLLISAGTVHVRVKKMEDAGIIMGSSLALDYDKLGYSFIAYVGVFLNNTSQTKFVLERINQIPFVTVASVTTGKFNIFCKIRAKDTKHAKEVIFMIDDIEGVYRTETMISLEESINDKKRLMHTIFKNM; encoded by the coding sequence ATGAGTAAATTTCGTTTAGATGAAGTAGATCACCAGATTTTAGATATGTTAATAGACAATACGAGAGTTCCGTTTACTGACATTGCAAAAAAACTATTGATTTCTGCTGGAACAGTACATGTTAGAGTAAAAAAAATGGAAGACGCCGGAATAATAATGGGCTCTTCATTGGCCTTAGATTACGATAAATTAGGGTACTCATTTATTGCTTATGTAGGTGTATTCCTTAATAATACGTCTCAAACTAAATTTGTATTAGAGCGCATCAATCAAATTCCTTTCGTTACAGTAGCATCTGTAACTACTGGTAAATTCAATATTTTTTGCAAAATTAGAGCAAAAGATACTAAGCACGCAAAAGAAGTTATCTTTATGATTGACGATATTGAAGGTGTTTACAGAACAGAAACAATGATTTCATTAGAAGAAAGTATAAACGATAAGAAGCGTTTGATGCATACTATTTTTAAAAATATGTAA
- a CDS encoding arginine decarboxylase, which translates to MNTKYSDLINQTYYFPQEEFKLNKDNLQFHNIDLMKLVEQYGTPLKFTYLPQISENINKAKAWFRKSMEKNKYDAKYFYCYCTKSSHFEYIMNEAFKNNIHIETSSAFDVNIVENLLENGKINKSTYVICNGFKRDEYISNIARLINSGHKNTIPIIDNYEELDLLQAEIKGKFKIGIRIAAEEEPKFEFYTSRLGIGYKNIVSFYKKQIQENDKLELKMLHFFINTGINDTSYYWNELVKCIKVYIALKKECPTLDGLNIGGGFPIKNSLAFEYDYQYMIDEIINQIKIACDEAEVDVPNIFTEFGSFTVGESGGAIYQILYQKQQNDREKWNMIDSSFITTLPDTWAINKRFIMLAVNRWNDTYERVLLGGLTCDSDDYYNSEQNMNAIYLPKYSKEKPLYIGFFNTGAYQETIGGYGGLHHCLIPQPKHILIDRDENGILATEVFSEQQTSDDVLKILGYRKKA; encoded by the coding sequence ATGAATACAAAATATTCTGATCTAATTAATCAAACTTACTATTTCCCACAAGAGGAATTCAAATTAAATAAAGACAACTTACAATTTCACAACATCGATTTGATGAAATTAGTTGAACAATATGGTACACCATTAAAATTTACATATTTACCGCAGATTTCTGAGAATATTAATAAGGCAAAAGCTTGGTTCAGAAAATCAATGGAAAAGAATAAATACGATGCAAAATACTTCTATTGTTATTGTACAAAAAGCTCTCATTTTGAATATATTATGAATGAAGCTTTCAAGAATAACATTCACATAGAAACGTCTTCAGCATTTGACGTTAATATTGTAGAGAATTTGCTTGAAAATGGTAAAATCAACAAAAGTACTTATGTAATTTGTAATGGTTTTAAAAGAGACGAATACATTAGTAATATTGCACGATTAATCAATAGCGGACATAAAAACACTATTCCGATTATTGATAATTATGAAGAATTAGATTTGCTTCAGGCTGAAATTAAAGGGAAATTCAAGATTGGAATCCGTATTGCAGCTGAGGAAGAGCCTAAATTTGAGTTTTATACTTCAAGATTAGGAATTGGATATAAAAACATAGTTTCGTTTTATAAAAAACAAATTCAGGAAAATGACAAATTAGAGCTTAAAATGCTTCACTTTTTCATTAATACCGGAATAAACGATACATCATATTACTGGAATGAGTTAGTAAAATGTATTAAAGTATACATTGCACTTAAAAAGGAATGCCCTACTCTTGATGGTTTGAACATTGGAGGTGGTTTTCCGATTAAAAACTCACTTGCATTCGAATATGATTACCAATATATGATTGATGAAATCATCAATCAGATTAAAATTGCATGCGATGAAGCTGAAGTTGACGTTCCAAACATTTTTACAGAATTTGGATCATTTACAGTAGGTGAAAGCGGTGGCGCAATCTATCAGATTTTGTATCAAAAACAACAAAATGATAGAGAAAAATGGAACATGATTGATTCATCATTCATTACCACTTTGCCGGATACTTGGGCTATAAATAAACGTTTTATTATGTTGGCGGTAAACCGTTGGAATGATACATACGAGCGGGTTTTATTAGGAGGATTGACTTGTGATAGTGACGATTATTACAACTCAGAACAAAATATGAACGCCATTTATTTGCCTAAATACAGCAAAGAAAAACCATTATATATCGGTTTCTTTAATACTGGTGCGTATCAGGAAACTATTGGAGGATATGGTGGTTTACATCACTGTTTGATTCCGCAACCTAAACATATTTTAATCGATCGTGATGAAAATGGCATTTTAGCGACTGAAGTTTTCTCAGAACAACAAACTTCTGACGACGTATTGAAAATTTTAGGTTACAGAAAAAAAGCATAA
- a CDS encoding deoxyhypusine synthase family protein, translating into MKGPISQFIEKHYLHFNSASLVDAAKAYEQQLANGAKMMVSMAGAMSTAEIGKIFAEIIRQDKVQIISCTGANLEEDIMNLVAHSHYERVPNYRDLTPEDEWALLERGLNRVTDTCIPEHEAFRRLQKHIYKIWKDADDKGERYFPHEFMYKMLLSGVLEEYYEIDLKDSWMYAAAEKNLPIIVPGWEDSTMGNIFASYVIKGELKASTMKSGIEYMTFLADWYPKNSTNGIGFFQIGGGIAGDFPICVVPMLYQDMEMHDIPFWSYFCQISDSTTSYGSYSGAVPNEKITWGKLDIKTPKFIIESDATIVAPLIFAYLLDL; encoded by the coding sequence ATGAAAGGACCAATCAGTCAGTTTATTGAAAAACATTATTTACACTTTAACTCTGCTTCTTTAGTTGATGCTGCAAAAGCATACGAACAACAATTGGCAAATGGTGCAAAAATGATGGTAAGTATGGCTGGCGCTATGAGTACAGCAGAAATTGGTAAAATTTTTGCCGAAATTATCAGACAAGATAAAGTTCAGATTATTTCATGTACTGGAGCCAATCTAGAAGAAGACATCATGAATTTAGTGGCACACTCTCACTACGAAAGAGTACCAAACTATCGTGATTTGACACCAGAAGACGAGTGGGCTTTACTTGAAAGAGGATTAAATCGTGTTACTGACACTTGTATTCCTGAGCATGAAGCTTTCCGTCGTTTACAAAAACACATTTACAAAATCTGGAAAGATGCAGATGATAAAGGTGAGCGTTATTTCCCACATGAATTCATGTATAAAATGCTATTATCTGGCGTTTTAGAAGAATATTACGAAATAGATCTAAAAGATAGCTGGATGTATGCTGCAGCAGAGAAAAATTTACCTATTATTGTTCCGGGATGGGAAGATAGTACAATGGGAAATATCTTTGCTTCATACGTAATCAAAGGAGAATTAAAAGCTTCTACCATGAAATCAGGAATTGAATATATGACATTCCTTGCAGATTGGTATCCAAAAAATAGCACTAACGGAATTGGATTTTTCCAAATTGGTGGTGGTATTGCAGGAGATTTTCCTATTTGTGTGGTACCAATGTTGTATCAGGATATGGAAATGCATGATATTCCGTTTTGGAGTTATTTCTGCCAGATTTCAGATTCAACAACTAGTTACGGATCATATTCCGGAGCAGTTCCAAACGAGAAAATCACTTGGGGTAAATTAGATATTAAAACCCCTAAATTTATTATTGAGTCGGATGCTACAATTGTTGCACCGTTAATTTTTGCTTATTTATTAGATTTATAG
- a CDS encoding phosphoenolpyruvate carboxylase: MYTLPKIERFNQDVLSKYHIYNSVFITLPFDSIDNTGALLPLFTETCETGFKKQETPKEIFNYFSDRYLNNASESEKIDLMFRFIQYIERQIVLFDAIEDAAFPEVNNMEGRGSLRDIKEKSDAKEKDDQLIEFLENFNVRTVLTAHPTQFYPGPVLGIINDLTDAIRLNDLLKIKQLLAQLGKTPFIQNEKPNPYDEAVSLIWYLENVFYATSGEIVHYLQKNILDGNAIQNQLIKLGFWPGGDRDGNPFVTTEITLKVADRLRTSILKCYYIEMRSLKRKLTFSGVDTLVAELEHKLYRSVFYSKGEIYITLEELLSQLNKIRDIIIEKHQSLYLDELEAFLVKINLFGFHFATLDIRQNSKIHNIVFKDVVDYYLNSGSDVFPKNYFELSENEKLVVLSNVKGELNPADFENEITRSTLESVQAIKTIQNANGEFGANRYIISNNESALNVMETFAMIRLNNWENPSVDIIPLFESVDDLQNAHQIMEQLYTNPEYSKHLQARGNKQTIMLGFSDGTKDGGYLMANWSIYQAKIALTEISRQYGIKAIFFDGRGGPPARGGGKTHKFYASLGPKIENNEIQITVQGQTISSNFGTLDSCRYNIENLLTAGVTNQVFSKGKNELSADETQILTQLADLGYEKYLSFKNHPKFIPYLEKMSTLKYYSKTNIGSRPSKRSKSESLDFADLRAIPFVGSWSQLKQNVPGFFGVGTALKYFEENGQWDKVHDLYHNSLFFKTLLENSMMSLAKSFLPLTAYMRNDPEFGEFWQIIFDEFQETKRLLLKIAGHKTLMENYPDGIASIQVRERIVLPLLTIQQFALLRINELNKENSPNEDLIKVYEKIVTRSLFGNTNASRNSA, encoded by the coding sequence ATGTACACGTTACCAAAAATCGAACGTTTTAATCAAGATGTTCTTTCTAAATACCACATTTATAATAGTGTTTTTATAACATTACCATTTGATTCTATAGATAACACAGGAGCTTTACTTCCTTTATTTACAGAAACTTGCGAAACGGGATTTAAAAAACAGGAAACTCCTAAAGAAATTTTTAATTATTTCTCTGACAGATACTTAAACAATGCATCAGAATCAGAGAAAATTGATTTAATGTTCCGATTTATTCAATATATCGAACGTCAGATTGTATTATTTGATGCTATCGAAGATGCTGCTTTTCCAGAAGTTAACAATATGGAAGGACGCGGATCTTTGCGTGACATCAAAGAAAAATCAGATGCAAAAGAAAAAGACGATCAATTAATCGAATTTCTTGAGAATTTTAATGTTAGAACTGTTCTAACAGCGCATCCAACACAGTTTTATCCTGGTCCTGTATTAGGAATTATAAATGATTTGACCGATGCAATTCGTTTAAATGATTTATTAAAAATAAAACAATTGTTAGCGCAATTAGGTAAAACACCTTTTATCCAGAATGAAAAACCAAATCCATATGATGAAGCGGTTAGTTTAATCTGGTATTTAGAGAACGTATTTTATGCAACTTCAGGAGAAATTGTTCACTATTTACAGAAAAATATCCTTGACGGAAATGCAATTCAAAATCAATTAATAAAACTTGGATTCTGGCCAGGAGGAGATCGTGATGGAAATCCTTTTGTAACTACCGAAATTACTTTGAAAGTTGCAGACCGTTTAAGAACCTCAATCTTAAAATGTTATTATATCGAAATGAGAAGTTTAAAACGTAAGTTAACTTTCTCAGGAGTAGATACTTTAGTAGCTGAACTTGAACATAAACTTTATCGTTCAGTATTTTATTCTAAAGGGGAAATTTACATCACTTTAGAAGAATTATTATCGCAATTAAACAAAATAAGAGACATTATTATTGAGAAACATCAATCATTATATTTAGATGAATTGGAAGCTTTCTTAGTAAAAATTAATTTATTCGGATTTCATTTTGCAACTTTAGATATTCGTCAGAATAGTAAAATTCATAATATCGTTTTTAAAGATGTTGTAGATTATTATTTGAATTCTGGTTCAGATGTTTTTCCAAAGAATTATTTTGAATTATCTGAAAATGAAAAATTAGTTGTTTTATCGAATGTTAAAGGAGAATTAAATCCGGCTGACTTTGAAAACGAAATTACAAGATCTACTTTAGAATCTGTTCAGGCAATTAAAACAATTCAGAACGCAAATGGTGAGTTTGGTGCAAATCGTTATATTATTAGTAATAACGAAAGTGCGTTAAACGTAATGGAAACTTTTGCAATGATTCGTTTGAACAACTGGGAAAATCCTTCTGTAGATATTATTCCGCTTTTTGAATCAGTTGATGATTTACAAAATGCACACCAAATAATGGAGCAATTGTATACTAATCCTGAATATTCTAAACATTTACAAGCGAGAGGAAATAAGCAAACGATCATGTTAGGTTTCTCTGACGGAACTAAAGATGGTGGTTATTTAATGGCTAACTGGAGTATTTATCAGGCAAAAATTGCACTTACAGAAATTTCAAGACAATACGGAATAAAAGCTATTTTCTTTGATGGCCGTGGTGGACCTCCAGCACGTGGTGGTGGAAAAACACATAAATTTTATGCTTCTTTAGGTCCGAAAATTGAAAATAACGAAATTCAAATCACAGTTCAGGGACAAACGATTAGCTCTAATTTTGGAACTTTGGATTCTTGTCGTTATAATATCGAAAATTTATTAACGGCCGGAGTAACAAATCAGGTTTTTAGTAAAGGAAAAAATGAATTAAGCGCTGATGAAACTCAAATCCTGACACAATTAGCAGATTTAGGATATGAGAAATATTTAAGTTTCAAGAATCATCCTAAATTCATTCCTTATTTGGAGAAAATGAGTACGTTGAAATATTACTCTAAAACAAACATTGGAAGCCGTCCTTCAAAAAGAAGCAAATCAGAATCATTAGATTTTGCTGATTTGAGAGCAATTCCATTCGTAGGTTCATGGAGTCAATTAAAACAAAACGTACCAGGATTTTTTGGAGTAGGTACAGCTTTAAAATATTTTGAAGAAAATGGTCAGTGGGATAAAGTACACGATTTATATCATAATTCATTATTCTTTAAAACGCTGCTTGAAAATAGTATGATGTCATTGGCCAAATCATTTTTACCATTAACAGCTTACATGAGAAACGATCCTGAGTTTGGTGAATTCTGGCAAATTATTTTTGATGAATTTCAAGAAACAAAGCGTCTTTTATTGAAAATTGCAGGACATAAAACTTTGATGGAAAATTATCCTGATGGTATAGCATCAATTCAAGTAAGAGAGCGTATTGTATTGCCACTCTTAACAATACAACAATTTGCTTTGTTAAGAATTAATGAGTTAAACAAAGAAAATAGTCCAAATGAAGATCTAATCAAAGTATATGAAAAAATCGTTACAAGATCTCTTTTCGGAAATACAAACGCAAGTAGAAACTCAGCATAA